In Silene latifolia isolate original U9 population chromosome X, ASM4854445v1, whole genome shotgun sequence, the following proteins share a genomic window:
- the LOC141618940 gene encoding F-box/kelch-repeat protein SKIP20-like, with protein MAINTNIKSKLYNFEKELIPGLPNDMALECLLRVPIDSHSILRHVSTHWKTTLSHSSFFDLRRRVYAAEHLLFLIQPLSAVARIPPQQETNKDVLDSVNSVTSPLIYNISVYNSTLNEWKNMVNVTIPTFAQCVAIPASAKVVILGGWGPATLLPVTDVLVIDLSSGTWKQGSPMPTARSFFAAASVGPTAVYVAGGHDGRKNALRTAEVYDVDTDTWRKLPDMEQDRDEAHGLVLNDEESKFWVISGYGTESQGRFRSDAEVYDTKTGSWTRINGVWPYPGQSPKSTATPEFNGSRKWWCMIGGEPKEFSFEEMSWKAINLGLIPKSVIGSTSISMVEMGDDRVMVMGNGERNNGEECKEVGCCAGEGVFMLEKRTSEGGINGVVNWNWEHVHAPSKFSGFPFSSSHLLI; from the coding sequence atGGCAATTAATACTAATATTAAGtcaaaattatacaattttgagAAAGAATTAATCCCTGGATTACCAAATGATATGGCCTTAGAATGTCTATTAAGGGTACCTATTGATTCTCATTCAATTCTTAGACATGTTTCTACTCATTGGAAGACAACACTTTCCCACTCTTCATTTTTCGACCTCCGCCGCAGGGTTTATGCGGCGGAACATCTTCTCTTCCTCATCCAACCCCTTTCTGCTGTGGCGAGAATCCCGCCACAGCAGGAAACAAACAAAGATGTCCTAGACTCGGTAAACTCCGTAACGAGTCCATTAATTTATAACATCAGTGTTTACAATTCTACGCTGAACGAATGGAAAAACATGGTTAATGTTACAATTCCCACCTTCGCCCAGTGCGTGGCGATTCCCGCCTCCGCGAAGGTGGTAATTCTCGGCGGGTGGGGCCCAGCTACGTTGCTCCCGGTGACGGATGTTTTAGTAATTGACTTATCTTCAGGTACTTGGAAACAAGGCTCGCCGATGCCGACGGCAAGGTCGTTTTTCGCCGCCGCGTCGGTGGGTCCCACCGCCGTATACGTCGCCGGCGGCCACGACGGCCGAAAAAACGCGCTTCGTACGGCGGAGGTGTATGACGTGGACACCGACACGTGGCGGAAATTACCGGATATGGAACAGGACAGAGACGAAGCTCACGGTCTTGTATTAAACGACGAAGAATCGAAGTTTTGGGTGATTAGCGGATACGGGACCGAATCTCAAGGTAGATTTCGATCCGATGCGGAAGTTTACGATACAAAAACGGGTTCCTGGACGCGGATTAATGGGGTGTGGCCCTACCCGGGCCAGTCCCCGAAATCGACCGCGACCCCGGAATTCAACGGGTCGCGGAAATGGTGGTGTATGATTGGGGGCGAACCAAAAGAGTTTAGTTTTGAGGAAATGTCATGGAAGGCAATTAATTTGGGTTTGATTCCGAAGAGCGTAATCGGGTCGACATCGATTTCGATGGTGGAGATGGGGGATGATAGGGTAATGGTGATGGGGAATGGGGAAAGGAATAATGGTGAGGAATGTAAAGAAGTTGGGTGTTGTGCTGGTGAAGGTGTGTTTATGTTGGAAAAAAGAACAAGTGAAGGTGGAATTAATGGTGTGGTTAATTGGAATTGGGAACATGTTCATGCTCCTTCAAAATTTTCGGGGTTTCCTTTTTCGTCGTCACATTTGCTTATTTAA